From a region of the Corallococcus coralloides DSM 2259 genome:
- a CDS encoding tetratricopeptide repeat protein, which yields MNSLETLLAQGQVTQAKAEAEKLLAKNPNHRDALVVMAKLALVENKVPQAEGLLAKAEAQGATAETGLVRANIAAQKGQLDAALKAYQGVLAAEPNRAEAHFGKGMMLIKQDKAPQALEALSQAARLAPQNPVFRYRLGQVQLEAGQTDAGLATLREVLTLAPRFVPAYLSLSHALSAQDKLVDARKVLEQGLKAVPYQPRLLASLTVLSMALRDLRTSYEAASALAAQRPKDADAQANLAQLLLARGQVEQARYVCQTMASQGIASESLKMAEATCYESQEPPAYDKAIAAYEQGMGLAPDGWRAANNLGQLLLRVPAEPANTHLPRAVTVLEEAVRRAPDRPEPLLNLALAQARLGQEQKAKELVQQVLAMPLAEDTDLHEEATRLARTLSKA from the coding sequence ATGAACTCTCTGGAAACCCTCCTCGCGCAGGGTCAGGTGACCCAGGCCAAGGCCGAGGCCGAGAAGCTCCTCGCGAAGAACCCCAACCACCGCGACGCGCTGGTGGTGATGGCCAAGCTGGCCCTGGTGGAGAACAAGGTGCCCCAGGCGGAGGGCCTGCTCGCCAAGGCGGAGGCCCAGGGTGCCACGGCGGAGACCGGCCTGGTGCGCGCGAACATCGCCGCCCAGAAGGGCCAGCTGGACGCCGCCCTCAAGGCCTACCAGGGCGTGCTCGCGGCGGAGCCGAACCGCGCCGAGGCGCACTTCGGCAAGGGCATGATGCTGATCAAACAGGACAAGGCGCCCCAGGCGCTGGAGGCCCTGTCCCAGGCCGCGCGGCTTGCGCCCCAGAACCCGGTGTTCCGCTACCGCCTGGGCCAGGTGCAGCTGGAGGCCGGCCAGACGGACGCCGGCCTCGCCACCCTGCGCGAGGTCCTCACGCTGGCGCCGCGCTTCGTGCCCGCGTACCTGAGCCTGTCGCACGCGCTGTCCGCCCAGGACAAGCTGGTGGACGCGCGCAAGGTGCTGGAGCAGGGCCTCAAGGCGGTGCCCTACCAGCCGCGCCTGCTCGCGTCCTTGACGGTGCTGTCCATGGCGCTGCGCGACCTGCGCACGTCCTACGAGGCGGCCTCCGCGCTCGCGGCCCAGCGCCCGAAGGACGCGGATGCCCAGGCGAACCTGGCGCAGCTGTTGCTCGCGCGCGGTCAAGTCGAGCAGGCCCGCTACGTGTGCCAGACCATGGCGTCGCAGGGTATCGCCAGCGAGTCGCTGAAGATGGCGGAGGCCACCTGCTACGAGTCGCAGGAGCCGCCCGCGTACGACAAGGCCATCGCCGCGTACGAGCAGGGCATGGGCCTGGCTCCGGACGGCTGGCGCGCGGCGAACAACCTGGGCCAGCTGCTCTTGCGCGTCCCCGCGGAGCCGGCGAACACCCACCTGCCGCGCGCGGTGACCGTGCTGGAGGAGGCCGTGCGCCGCGCCCCGGACCGCCCGGAGCCGCTGCTCAACCTGGCGCTCGCGCAGGCGCGCCTGGGCCAGGAGCAGAAGGCGAAGGAGCTGGTGCAGCAGGTGCTCGCCATGCCGCTGGCGGAGGACACCGACCTGCACGAGGAGGCCACGCGCCTCGCGCGGACGCTGTCCAAGGCCTGA
- a CDS encoding FAD-binding oxidoreductase, with amino-acid sequence MSKTDGKAPDLQAALAAWREAVGEAHVILDPEALEAAETATFATTQRIPAIVRPADTAQVQACLRIASEHRVPVYPVSAGRNWGYGSRVPPGDGSVLLDLGRMNRILAHDEQLAYLTVEPGVTFRQAYAYLRDKGSSTFITTIGGSPDASMVGNALERGDGAGPNADIFQNVCALEAVLPTGERVETGHARFPGARSAPVFRWGLGPVLDGLFSQSSLGVVTRMTFWLARKQPWLRDFFCAVNDDAQLWDMVDRLQALALDGTLKGSFFFWNDIKAYSITQQFPYPSVGRAPLPDWAREKLREGFGRWAISGTLIAPDAELGALLEKRLARAVEGAFRPLSFGPVAPFGEGTLQGVPTETNLAMTYWRKRTPKPEDPHPDRDRCGFIWCSVAVPFTGPEAKRATDIADRVPRLFGFEPNLALLAHSPRCVYLVTALAYDRDVRGEDARAQACYRALSRELADAGYYLTRAGLQAQDAAPPVKDDSAQVRQRLKAAFDPEGILAPGRSEP; translated from the coding sequence GTGAGTAAGACCGATGGGAAGGCTCCGGACCTGCAAGCGGCGCTGGCCGCGTGGCGGGAGGCCGTGGGCGAGGCGCACGTCATCCTGGACCCCGAAGCGCTGGAGGCCGCGGAGACGGCCACCTTCGCCACCACCCAGCGCATCCCCGCCATCGTGCGGCCGGCGGACACGGCGCAGGTGCAGGCGTGCCTGCGCATCGCGAGCGAGCACCGCGTGCCGGTGTACCCGGTGAGCGCCGGCCGCAACTGGGGCTACGGCTCGCGCGTGCCCCCCGGCGACGGCAGCGTGCTGCTGGACCTGGGGCGCATGAACCGCATCCTCGCGCACGACGAACAGCTCGCGTACCTCACCGTGGAGCCCGGCGTGACGTTCCGCCAGGCGTACGCGTACCTGCGCGACAAGGGCTCCTCCACGTTCATCACCACCATCGGCGGCTCGCCGGACGCGAGCATGGTGGGCAACGCGCTGGAGCGCGGCGACGGGGCCGGTCCCAACGCGGACATCTTCCAGAACGTGTGCGCGCTGGAGGCCGTGCTCCCCACGGGCGAGCGCGTGGAGACGGGCCACGCGCGCTTCCCCGGCGCCCGCTCCGCGCCGGTCTTCCGCTGGGGCCTGGGCCCGGTGCTGGATGGCCTCTTCAGCCAGTCGTCCCTGGGCGTGGTGACGCGGATGACGTTCTGGCTGGCGCGCAAGCAGCCCTGGCTGCGCGACTTCTTCTGCGCCGTGAACGACGACGCCCAGCTCTGGGACATGGTGGACCGGCTCCAGGCCCTGGCCCTGGACGGCACGCTCAAGGGCAGCTTCTTCTTCTGGAACGACATCAAGGCGTACAGCATCACCCAGCAGTTCCCCTACCCCTCCGTGGGCCGGGCGCCGCTGCCGGACTGGGCCCGCGAGAAGCTGCGCGAGGGCTTTGGCCGCTGGGCCATCAGCGGCACCCTCATCGCCCCGGACGCGGAGCTGGGCGCCCTCTTGGAGAAGCGGCTCGCGCGCGCCGTGGAGGGCGCCTTCCGCCCCCTGTCCTTCGGCCCGGTGGCCCCCTTCGGCGAGGGCACGCTCCAGGGCGTCCCCACCGAAACCAACCTCGCCATGACCTACTGGCGCAAGCGCACCCCCAAGCCGGAGGACCCGCACCCGGACCGGGACCGCTGCGGCTTCATCTGGTGCTCCGTCGCCGTCCCCTTCACCGGCCCGGAGGCGAAGCGCGCCACGGACATCGCCGACCGCGTCCCCCGCCTCTTCGGGTTCGAACCCAACCTGGCGCTCCTCGCCCACTCCCCGCGCTGCGTCTACCTGGTCACCGCGCTCGCCTATGACCGGGACGTCCGCGGCGAGGACGCCCGCGCCCAGGCCTGCTACCGCGCCCTCTCCCGAGAACTGGCGGACGCCGGGTACTACCTGACCCGAGCCGGACTCCAGGCACAGGACGCCGCACCGCCCGTGAAGGATGACTCCGCGCAGGTGCGCCAGCGGCTGAAGGCGGCGTTCGATCCCGAGGGAATCCTGGCTCCCGGGAGATCCGAGCCCTGA
- a CDS encoding NmrA/HSCARG family protein, which yields MPVDFSITVLVTGATGQQGGAVLRKLADRGHHVVALVRDADAPAARALRRPGVTLAQGDYDDPVSLESAMRGVDAVYAMATPFGGGGVDAEVQHGKNLADAAKRANVRHFVYSSVAGASELTGIPHFDSKHAVELYLRRRDMPFTILAPTFFMENLLHPPTRDMLAAGKLALGLPATRGLQMVAVDDLAGFAMHVLSDPERFIGERIEVASDEVTGQQAAALLSMVGGHRIHFEQIPLDQIQQQSEDLAAMFEWLDRVGYHADILTLRNSYPRVGWQTFEAWARHQDWDFVNAPAWPATAAEPVTPQP from the coding sequence ATGCCCGTGGATTTCTCCATCACCGTGCTCGTCACTGGCGCCACCGGCCAGCAGGGCGGTGCGGTCCTCCGCAAGCTCGCCGACCGGGGGCATCACGTGGTGGCGCTGGTGCGGGACGCGGACGCCCCGGCCGCCCGCGCCCTGCGCAGGCCCGGCGTCACCCTGGCCCAGGGCGACTATGACGACCCCGTGTCCCTGGAGAGCGCCATGCGCGGCGTGGACGCCGTCTACGCCATGGCCACGCCCTTCGGCGGGGGCGGCGTGGACGCGGAGGTCCAGCACGGCAAGAACCTGGCGGACGCGGCGAAGCGCGCCAACGTGCGGCACTTCGTGTACTCGTCCGTGGCGGGCGCGTCGGAGCTCACCGGCATCCCGCACTTCGACAGCAAGCACGCCGTGGAGCTGTACCTGCGGCGGCGGGACATGCCCTTCACCATCCTGGCCCCCACCTTCTTCATGGAGAACCTCCTCCACCCGCCCACGCGCGACATGCTGGCGGCGGGGAAGCTGGCCCTGGGACTGCCCGCGACGCGCGGCCTCCAGATGGTGGCGGTGGACGACCTGGCCGGCTTCGCGATGCACGTGCTGAGTGACCCGGAGCGCTTCATCGGCGAGCGCATTGAAGTCGCCTCCGACGAGGTGACGGGCCAGCAGGCCGCGGCGCTGCTCTCCATGGTGGGCGGCCACCGCATCCACTTCGAGCAGATCCCGTTGGATCAAATCCAGCAGCAGAGCGAGGACCTGGCGGCCATGTTCGAGTGGCTGGACCGCGTGGGCTATCACGCGGACATCCTCACCCTGCGCAACAGCTACCCGCGCGTGGGCTGGCAGACCTTCGAGGCCTGGGCACGCCATCAGGACTGGGACTTCGTCAACGCACCCGCCTGGCCCGCCACCGCCGCGGAACCGGTGACGCCCCAGCCCTGA
- a CDS encoding DUF2203 domain-containing protein, which yields MRFFSVEEASRLVPLLTKTFGRVRPWVERVQKLAEVLDGPEAPPDTAEVRTFREERDELLERIRGELGPLQEMGLEIKGADGLVDFHARRGEEPVYLCWRYGENAVAHWHDLKAGFSGRRPIDSPDDFEPTYLS from the coding sequence ATGCGCTTTTTCAGCGTGGAAGAGGCCAGCCGGCTGGTGCCGTTGCTGACGAAGACCTTCGGGCGCGTGCGCCCCTGGGTGGAGCGCGTGCAGAAGCTGGCGGAGGTGCTGGACGGCCCGGAGGCCCCGCCCGACACCGCCGAGGTGCGCACCTTCCGCGAGGAGCGCGACGAGCTGCTGGAGCGCATCCGCGGTGAGCTGGGCCCGCTCCAGGAGATGGGCCTGGAGATAAAAGGCGCGGACGGCCTGGTGGACTTCCACGCGCGGCGCGGCGAGGAGCCCGTCTACCTCTGCTGGCGCTACGGCGAGAACGCCGTGGCGCACTGGCACGACCTGAAGGCCGGCTTCTCCGGACGCCGCCCCATCGACAGCCCGGACGACTTCGAGCCCACCTATCTCAGCTGA
- a CDS encoding PAS domain S-box protein, whose protein sequence is MPTRGRPPASLAELMDTEREALLEDWLARVSPLFTHLRLSREQLVDALPAFLEELHVTLLHAEEDADGCPSLHHSEVSGAHGRQRLRLGADVSLVTREYALLRDCILARAERADVDVPPRQLRVLSACIDNALAQAVIPFAFDSAERRHAEVEERERFFQLSPDMFCVGGLDGYFKRVNAYFVHVLGWSEAELYQRPVMDLVHPDDRASTREEMRKLAQGIPTLRFENRFRTRDGRYRWLAWASRPVPELGLVYAAARDITEQKTVAQEREQLLEAIRDSEARFRNMADHAPVMLWVTDAQGATTYLNRGWYAFTGQTEATGLGLGWFDALHPDDLERTRRTFSDSNAARRPFRLDYRLRGPDGHYRWAVDTGSPRFDADGHFLGYIGSVIDISDRKQAEVEREALLARESAARREAEEANQLKDEFLATISHELRTPLTAILGWVQLLRTGNLPESRQERALETIERNARAQGQLIEDLLDVSRIVSGKLKLDVAPVDLSAVVQQALESVRPAADARHIEVRATVDTSSSVMGDPHRLQQVVWNLLSNAVKFTPKGGHVRLVVARHDSIVELTVEDTGQGISEAFLPHVFERFRQADSGSTRKTGGLGLGLSIVRHIVEMHGGTVSAASEGEGKGATFTVRLPLSVTQRRDPAMPPSPKPPVAARLPTPPPELGGVRVLVVDDEEDARELLRTLLEDSGAHVVTAGSAMEGLQVLQAEHPDVLVSDIGMPVTDGYGFIERVRALSAEKGGHTPAVAITAYARSEDRTRVLRAGFQSHVPKPVEPGELLAVIASLADRYPALPKA, encoded by the coding sequence ATGCCCACGAGGGGCCGGCCCCCTGCGTCCCTGGCCGAGCTGATGGACACCGAACGCGAGGCGCTCCTGGAAGATTGGCTCGCCCGGGTGTCACCCCTCTTCACCCACCTGCGCCTGTCACGCGAGCAGCTCGTCGACGCCCTGCCCGCCTTCCTCGAGGAGCTCCACGTCACGCTTCTCCATGCGGAGGAGGACGCCGACGGCTGCCCCTCGCTCCACCACAGCGAGGTCTCCGGCGCCCACGGCCGACAGCGCCTGCGCCTGGGCGCGGACGTGTCCCTCGTCACGCGCGAATACGCCCTCCTGCGCGACTGCATCCTGGCCCGCGCCGAGCGCGCCGACGTGGACGTGCCGCCGCGGCAACTGCGCGTGCTCAGCGCCTGCATCGACAACGCGCTCGCCCAGGCCGTCATCCCGTTCGCGTTCGACAGCGCCGAGCGCCGCCACGCCGAGGTCGAGGAGCGCGAGCGCTTCTTCCAGCTGTCCCCGGACATGTTCTGCGTCGGGGGCCTGGACGGGTACTTCAAGCGCGTGAACGCGTACTTCGTCCACGTGCTCGGGTGGAGCGAGGCGGAGCTCTACCAGCGCCCCGTCATGGACCTGGTCCACCCCGACGACCGGGCGTCCACCCGCGAGGAGATGCGCAAGCTGGCCCAGGGCATCCCCACGCTGCGCTTCGAGAACCGCTTCCGCACCCGCGACGGGCGCTACCGGTGGCTCGCGTGGGCTTCACGCCCCGTGCCCGAGCTGGGCCTCGTCTACGCCGCCGCGCGCGACATCACTGAACAGAAGACCGTGGCCCAGGAACGCGAGCAACTGCTGGAGGCCATTCGCGACAGCGAGGCCCGCTTCCGCAACATGGCGGACCACGCCCCCGTCATGCTCTGGGTGACGGACGCGCAGGGCGCCACGACGTACCTGAACCGGGGCTGGTACGCCTTCACCGGCCAGACCGAGGCCACGGGCCTGGGCCTGGGTTGGTTCGACGCCCTCCACCCCGATGACCTGGAGCGCACGCGGCGGACCTTCTCGGACTCCAACGCCGCCCGCCGGCCCTTCCGCCTGGACTACCGGCTGCGCGGCCCGGACGGCCACTACCGGTGGGCCGTGGACACCGGCTCGCCCCGCTTCGACGCGGACGGACACTTCCTGGGCTACATCGGCAGCGTCATCGACATCTCCGACCGCAAGCAGGCGGAGGTGGAGCGCGAGGCCCTGCTCGCCCGCGAGAGCGCCGCGCGCCGCGAGGCCGAGGAGGCCAACCAGCTCAAGGACGAGTTCCTCGCCACCATCAGCCACGAGCTGCGCACGCCCCTCACGGCCATCCTCGGCTGGGTGCAGCTCTTGCGCACCGGCAACCTGCCCGAGTCCCGCCAGGAGCGCGCGCTGGAGACCATCGAGCGCAACGCGCGCGCGCAGGGACAGCTCATCGAGGACCTGCTCGACGTCAGCCGCATCGTGTCCGGCAAGCTCAAGCTGGACGTGGCGCCCGTGGACCTGTCCGCGGTGGTGCAGCAGGCGCTCGAGTCCGTGCGCCCCGCGGCGGACGCGCGCCACATCGAGGTGCGGGCCACGGTGGACACCTCCAGCAGCGTCATGGGCGACCCGCACCGGCTCCAGCAGGTGGTGTGGAACCTGCTGTCCAACGCGGTGAAGTTCACGCCCAAGGGCGGCCACGTGCGGCTGGTGGTGGCGCGGCACGACTCCATCGTGGAGCTCACCGTGGAGGACACCGGCCAGGGCATCTCCGAGGCCTTCCTCCCCCACGTCTTCGAGCGCTTCCGCCAGGCCGACAGCGGCAGCACGCGCAAGACGGGCGGGCTGGGACTGGGGCTGTCCATCGTGCGGCACATCGTGGAGATGCACGGCGGCACCGTCTCCGCCGCCAGCGAAGGCGAGGGCAAGGGCGCCACCTTCACCGTGCGGCTGCCCCTGTCCGTCACGCAGCGGCGAGACCCCGCCATGCCGCCGTCGCCGAAGCCTCCCGTGGCGGCGCGGCTGCCCACGCCCCCGCCGGAGCTGGGCGGTGTGCGCGTGCTCGTGGTGGATGACGAAGAGGACGCGCGGGAGCTCCTGCGCACGCTCCTGGAGGACAGCGGAGCCCACGTGGTGACGGCGGGCTCCGCGATGGAGGGGCTCCAGGTGCTCCAGGCGGAGCATCCGGACGTGCTCGTCTCCGACATCGGCATGCCGGTCACGGACGGCTACGGCTTCATCGAGCGCGTGCGCGCGCTGTCCGCCGAGAAGGGAGGCCACACCCCGGCGGTGGCCATCACCGCGTACGCCCGCTCGGAGGACCGCACGCGCGTGCTGCGCGCCGGCTTCCAGAGCCACGTGCCCAAGCCGGTGGAGCCCGGGGAACTGCTCGCCGTCATCGCCTCGCTCGCGGACCGGTACCCCGCGCTTCCGAAGGCGTGA
- a CDS encoding c-type cytochrome, translating to MRGLRGGVAALLVGVGAGCGGDMSGPQAAADYGQALFRDAWLSPSEYNRFSCETCHVTTPEAQAGRIDSGHTLYNVAARPSWWGGNETQLLDAVNFCYVNFMRGVTKLGVDEPRSRALYEYLSRISPDAQAPALPFTVVKDIQDVPRGDVTRGKAVYEAACHNCHGATHTGEGRLTDFASVLPEVTQTYDQAFPGIPHAQVVIEKVRHGPFFGVGGNMPLYSTEALSDADLGALLMYLGL from the coding sequence ATGAGGGGCCTGCGTGGAGGTGTGGCGGCGCTGCTCGTGGGGGTGGGGGCCGGGTGCGGGGGTGACATGTCGGGGCCCCAGGCCGCGGCGGACTACGGGCAGGCGCTGTTCCGGGACGCGTGGCTGTCGCCGAGCGAGTACAACAGGTTCTCGTGCGAGACGTGCCACGTGACGACACCGGAGGCGCAGGCGGGGCGCATCGACTCAGGGCACACGCTGTACAACGTGGCGGCGCGGCCGAGCTGGTGGGGTGGCAACGAGACGCAGCTGCTGGACGCGGTGAACTTCTGCTACGTGAACTTCATGCGCGGGGTGACGAAGCTGGGGGTGGATGAGCCGCGCTCCCGCGCGCTGTACGAGTACCTGTCGCGGATCAGCCCGGACGCGCAGGCACCGGCGCTGCCGTTCACGGTGGTGAAGGACATCCAGGACGTGCCCCGGGGCGACGTCACGCGAGGCAAAGCGGTCTACGAGGCGGCGTGCCACAACTGCCACGGCGCGACGCACACGGGAGAGGGCCGGCTGACGGACTTCGCGTCGGTCCTGCCGGAGGTGACGCAGACCTACGACCAGGCCTTCCCGGGCATCCCGCACGCGCAGGTGGTCATCGAAAAGGTACGGCACGGGCCGTTCTTCGGCGTGGGCGGCAACATGCCGCTCTACAGCACGGAGGCCCTGTCCGACGCGGACCTGGGCGCGCTGCTCATGTACCTGGGGCTGTAG
- a CDS encoding YncE family protein — MRRAVWLCALALGACQESEPPEPGTGVPNLTYADPNPWTRGGTTVPPPGPSGRLLVTNSLDDSVSLLDMAGLGTPGWGELARVPVGLHPVELEGPHHTAVSPAGDYYYVGISNYVPGGGSGPHGAHGTGTADGYCLKLSAKDNRLVASTRVDRNPGDVIVSADGRTLYQTHFDLLRIADVARKGGPEKDMVARMVILDAETMTVKERVQVCPAPHAVRLSADERTAYVACWSDEVAVVDLAAAGMPVTRVKVAAGSGTAVNPRHQPYALTVSPTTGDVWVSSLASKQVQVLEPGTRTMNPERTVYLRGAPMFGAFTQDGRTLYMPYQQEDAVAVIDAATSTVQRTVQLSQAGCLNVHQFMLTPDERHGLAVCEGDHIGPGTLHVVDLAEGTVLSTVKMGIFPDSVSLLRGQP, encoded by the coding sequence GTGAGGCGCGCGGTCTGGCTTTGCGCGCTGGCGTTGGGCGCGTGCCAGGAGAGCGAACCGCCGGAGCCGGGCACGGGCGTGCCCAATCTGACGTACGCGGATCCGAACCCGTGGACGCGGGGAGGGACGACGGTGCCTCCTCCGGGGCCGTCCGGGCGGCTGCTGGTGACGAACAGCCTGGATGACTCCGTGAGCCTGCTGGACATGGCCGGGCTGGGAACGCCGGGCTGGGGCGAGCTGGCGCGCGTGCCAGTGGGGCTCCACCCGGTGGAGCTGGAGGGGCCGCACCACACGGCGGTGTCGCCCGCGGGCGACTACTACTACGTGGGCATCTCCAACTACGTGCCTGGCGGCGGCTCGGGTCCGCATGGCGCGCATGGGACGGGGACCGCGGACGGCTACTGCCTGAAGCTGAGCGCGAAGGACAACCGGTTGGTGGCGTCCACGCGCGTGGACCGCAACCCGGGGGACGTCATCGTCAGCGCGGATGGGCGCACGCTGTACCAGACGCACTTCGACCTGTTGCGCATCGCGGACGTGGCGCGGAAGGGCGGGCCGGAGAAGGACATGGTCGCGCGCATGGTCATCCTCGACGCGGAGACGATGACGGTGAAGGAGCGGGTGCAGGTGTGCCCCGCGCCGCACGCGGTGCGCCTGTCCGCGGATGAGCGCACGGCGTACGTGGCGTGCTGGTCGGACGAGGTCGCGGTGGTGGACCTGGCGGCGGCGGGCATGCCGGTGACGCGCGTGAAGGTGGCGGCGGGCTCGGGCACGGCGGTGAATCCACGCCATCAGCCGTACGCGCTCACGGTGTCGCCCACGACGGGGGACGTGTGGGTCAGCTCGCTCGCGAGCAAGCAGGTGCAGGTGCTGGAGCCCGGGACGCGCACGATGAACCCGGAGCGCACGGTGTACCTGCGCGGCGCGCCCATGTTCGGCGCGTTCACGCAGGACGGCCGCACGCTCTACATGCCCTATCAGCAGGAGGACGCGGTGGCGGTCATCGACGCGGCGACGTCCACGGTGCAGCGCACGGTGCAGCTGTCGCAGGCGGGCTGTCTCAACGTGCACCAGTTCATGCTGACGCCGGACGAGCGCCACGGGCTGGCGGTCTGCGAAGGGGACCACATCGGCCCGGGCACGTTGCACGTCGTGGACCTGGCGGAGGGCACGGTGCTGTCCACGGTGAAGATGGGCATCTTTCCGGACTCGGTGAGCCTGCTGCGGGGGCAGCCATGA